A single region of the Carassius gibelio isolate Cgi1373 ecotype wild population from Czech Republic chromosome A14, carGib1.2-hapl.c, whole genome shotgun sequence genome encodes:
- the LOC128027311 gene encoding neuroblast differentiation-associated protein AHNAK-like isoform X32 has product MADEQDTREVLFPQWMGADKHGLTIEQKGQGEIFVKEVKDESPAAHTGNVHEGDQIVGATIYFDNMSSEETAELLKTLNQHKVGLKLQNKTGDKSPCRSPMGTLSWEGRGGLGGSSSDIFLSGDDEDYKRIYTKKIKPRLKSEDLAEGVDVRTERHSSTSSDGCTITTITRRITTYTVDVPGGTSQQIDHSSPEFKIQVLQHEQLEGDTTPIRLPHSSLVSGVHRGIKMGDISLSGPHMTGSCVKHCSTESSKTTSELDGSGKEITFNVSDTGLSGGKGQRVIEHIRRTEVTAGSSEHSGNVTMGLGKDVKNIYSPSMMGGTELSTVKDSHVSGFSISGDTGDSIGRESLSKFHKDGSDDKTKLSKVTIDVQRPKESPNVEVNFNNQNLKDFSQRGFSITGNQEISAQEPDTVVSLSKADVKITSTDMDIRGLELKIDGHKGIVKDVTFDVPSNTAQRISMPDVDLNLKGQKAKRNLSAPNVEGVKGDFTVPKVKIPSFGFKTSEVKGPDVDANLVKAKMEIRTQDVDMNTPELNILRSEGKVKDPQIKMPSISGPKISVSEMNLNVKGSTLKEDINVSTQKVEGDVKAPKIEGPELQGTDGHFKIPKMKMPSFGIHASKVEGPDVDVNLPYADMKIKSPELDINGCEGKINGSKFKMSMPDVDLNLKGPKLKGDVDVSIPKVEGDIKAPKAEIECPDIEGPESGFKMPKIKMPSFGMKGPKVEGPDVNVKIPKVNTEVKAPEVDIKAPELDIAGTEGKIKGPKFKMSTVSGPKMSMSDVDFNLKGPKLKGDVDVSIPKVEGDLKAPKVEIEGPDIEGPEGHFKMPKFHMPSFGMKGPKVEGPDVDVKIPKADIGVKAPDIDINAPELDIEGPEGKIKGPKLKIPSISGPNISMPDVDFNLKGPKLKGDVDVSIPKVEGDLKAPKVEIEGPDIEGPEGHFKMPKFHMPSFGMKGPKVEGPDVDVKIPKADIGIKAPDININAPELDVEGPEGKIKGPKFKIPSISGPNISMPNVDFNLKGPKLKGDVDMSIPKVEGDLKAPKVEIEGPAIEGPEGHFKMPKFHMPSFGMKGPKVEGPDVDVKIPKADIGIKAPDIDINAPELDVEGPEGKIKGPKFKIPSISGPNISMPNVDFNLKGPKLKGDVDVSIPKVEGDLKGPKVEVEGPDIEGPDGRFKMAKFRMPSFGMKGPKVEGPDVDVKIPKADIEVNAPDIDINAPELDIEGPEGKIKGPKFKIPSISGPNISMPDVDFNLKGPKLKGDVDMSIPKVEGDLKAPKVEIEGKDTEGPEGRFKMPKFRMPSFGMKGPKVEGPDVDVKIPKADIGIKAPDININAPELDVEGPEGKIKGPKFKIPSISGPNISMPNVDFNLKGPKLKGDVDMSIPKVEGDLKAPKVEIEGPDIEGPEGRFKMPKFHMPSFGMKGPKVDGPDVDVKIPEADIEVNAPDIDINAPELDIEGPEGKIKGPKFKIPSISGPKISMPNVDFNLKGPKLKGDVDMSIPKVEGDLKAPKVEIEGPDIEGPEGRFKMPKFHMPSFGMKGPKVDGPDVDVKIPKADIEVNAPDIDINAPELDIEGPEGKIKGPKFKIPSISGPNISMPDVDFNLKGPKLKGDVDVSMPKVEGDLKAPKGEIEGPDIEGPEGHFKKPKFHMPSFGMKGPKVEGPDVDVKIPKADIGVKVPDMDINAPELDFEGPEGKIKGPKFNMPSISGPKLSMPDFDFNLKGPKLKGDIDVSIPKVEGDLKAPKVEIEGPDIEGPDGHFKMPKFHMPSFGMKGPKVEGPDVDVKIPKADIEVKAPDIDINAPELDIEGPEGKIKGPKLKIPSISGPKISMPDVDFNLKGPKLKGDVDMSIPRVEGDLKAPKVEIGGPDIEGPQGRFKMPKFRMPSFGMKGTKVEGPDVDVKIPEADIEVNAPDMDIRAPELNIEGPEGKIKGPKVKLPTMSGPKISMPDVDFNLKGPKLKGDVDVSMPKVEGDLKAPNVEIEGPDIEGPDGRFKMPKFHMPSFGMKGPKVEGPDVDVKIPKADIEVNAPDVDIKAPELDIKGPEGKIKGPKFNMPSISGPKLSMPDFDFNLKGPKLKGDIDVSIPKVEGDLKAPKVEIEGPDIEGPDGRVKMPKFHMPSFGMKGPKVEGPDVNVKIPKEDIEVKAPDIDINAPELDIEGPEGKIKGPKYNMPSFSGPKLSMPDFDFNLKGPKLKGDVDVSIPKLEGDIDVPKVEIEGPEGGFKMPKMKMPSFKMKGPQVEGPDVDVKIPKADIEVKAPDMDINAPELDIDLPEGKIKGPKVKMPSVSGPEGPNVEINFPETNVKKPKFKMPKFGFKGSKIEAPDVDFKHPKGSKVKGQAGVSLEGDVFMPKLEVDSSSVEIKSPEGGFKMPKFKMPKFGFKSPQEDIDVSVPCGDVDLNSPDIDIKTCDLKVEGPEGRIKGTKFKMPSISGTNISLPDVDLNFKSPKVKSDIDVSGPRISGDIKAPKMDIECPDVDLEGPEGGFKMPKMKMPLFGFKGPKLEGSDIDINLSKADVDIKGPEIDIKTPDLDIEGPEGKIKGPKFNMPSISGPKISMQDVNLNLKSPKVKGDLDFSVPKISGDIKAPKVDIEGPDINLEGPEGDFKMPSFGLKGPKVEGPDVDISLPKADVDIKGPEIDVKVPDLDIEAPDGGLKHVRPLKFTGPNLGIKSSGGNLSMPEKDLGARIDVKSPDINISGTDANIKVPKMNKSKFSIRVKSPKLDADIPDSGGSAEGPDIDVKENKGKFKLSKVKGKSKTFDGDLKLETNEPDLQMKSIKVKKPLFGKLHFPNVEFDIKSPKVKGSSSASGTIKSNVDLPSASLKTDIQTPDFSGPNFQTKGGKIKMLNLGISGSEIKTPELDVRNVSLDLPEKAFNSQDVSVAGSGINGKSRANIDLEGKIQDVRLTVPAVNVHGGALDADLNLTEQKGVKGSIEIPGFNVRGQKEETASGLDVKPDASLSGVMEYQDVNVTFPKIKVPKFGVALPKVDSGELAAGSKVSSQSLEMENTEMKSSGGKVKVKMPKLFTKSKSKGGSAADLTVEGEEIDVTSKGGAKVSKEFSLSSGELTSGKLAVEGSSGFKVTPKSKSASLDLLKRKPLHSSSVSDEGGLASPVSAEGHLQTEGGNVSVDVGEKVKGKKGKFKFATVGGFSSKSKGSYEVTDESEVRMEGAGGVAQSSKKSRMSSSSSNDSGSKSSFRLPRLEIAVSQKK; this is encoded by the exons AGTGGGGATGACGAAGACTATAAAAGAATCTACACTAAGAAAATTAAACCAAGACTAAAGTCTGAGGATCTTGCTGAGGGTGTTGATGTACGCACAGAACGTCACAGCAGCACAAGCAGTGATGGTTGCACCATTACTACAATCACTCGTCGAATAACTACCTACACTGTGGATGTGCCCGGGGGGACTAGTCAGCAGATTGATCACTCAAGCCCTGAGTTCAAAATTCAGGTTTTGCAACATGAGCAGTTGGAGGGGGATACTACTCCGATCAGATTACCACATAGTAGCCTTGTTAGTGGTGTACACAGAGGTATAAAAATGGGTGACATATCTCTTAGCGGGCCTCATATGACTGGCTCCTGTGTGAAGCACTGTAGCACAGAATCTTCCAAAACAACAAGTGAATTAGATGGTAGTGggaaagaaattacatttaatgtgtCAGACACTGGACTGTCAGGTGGAAAAGGACAGAGGGTGATAGAACATATTCGAAGGACTGAAGTTACTGCAGGGAGTAGTGAACACTCTGGCAACGTTACCATGGGGTTAGGCAAAGACGTGAAAAATATTTATTCTCCAAGTATGATGGGAGGAACTGAACTTTCTACAGTAAAGGACTCTCATGTTTCAGGTTTTTCCATTAGTGGAGATACAGGGGACAGTATTGGGAGAGAATCTTTGTCTAAATTTCATAAGGATGGGTCTGATGATAAAACCAAATTGTCTAAGGTTACCATAGATGTTCAGAGACCCAAGGAAAGTCCAAATGTAGAGGTGAATTTTAACAATCAAAATCTCAAAGATTTTAGTCAGAGAGGTTTTAGCATAACTGGGAATCAGGAAATTTCAGCTCAGGAACCTGATACAGTAGTAAGTCTATCCAAAGCTGATGTTAAAATCACATCAACAGATATGGACATTAGGGGTCTGGAGCTTAAAATTGATGGACATAAGGGTATAGTAAAAGATGTTACATTTGATGTGCCGTCAAATACTGCTCAAAGAATTTCTATGCCAGATGTGGATTTGAACCTGAAAGGACAAAAAGCGAAAAGAAATTTGTCTGCTCCAAATGTTGAGGGAGTCAAAGGTGACTTTACTGTTCCAAAGGTCAAAATACCCTCATTTGGATTTAAAACTTCAGAAGTGAAGGGTCCTGATGTtgatgcaaatcttgtcaaagcCAAAATGGAGATTAGAACACAAGATGTGGATATGAATACTCCAGAGCTTAACATTTTGAGATCTGAAGGAAAAGTTAAAGATCCCCaaatcaaaatgccatcaatCTCTGGTCCTAAGATTTCAGTGTCTGAAATGAACTTAAATGTAAAAGGGTCAACACTAAAAGAGGACATCAACGTGTCTACTCAAAAAGTGGAAGGAGATGTTAAGGCACCTAAGATTGAGGGTCCAGAACTTCAAGGTACTGATGGTCATTTTAAaataccaaaaatgaaaatgccttCATTTGGAATCCATGCTTCAAAAGTAGAGGGCCCTGATGTTGATGTAAATCTTCCCTATGCTGACATGAAAATCAAAAGTCCAGAGCTTGACATTAATGGATGTGAGGGAAAGATCAACGGCTCCAAATTCAAAATGTCTATGCCAGATGTTGACCTCAATCTAAAAGGTCCAAAACTGAAAGGTGATGTTGATGTTTCTATTCCAAAAGTGGAAGGAGATATTAAAGCACCAAAAGCTGAGATAGAATGCCCAGACATTGAAGGACCCGAGAGTGGTTTTAAGATGCCAAAGATCAAAATGCCATCATTCGGAATGAAGGGGCCAAAAGTGGAAGGACCAGATGTTAATGTGAAAATCCCTAAAGTCAATACTGAAGTTAAGGCACCAGAGGTGGATATCAAAGCTCCAGAGTTAGACATTGCAGGAACTGAAGGAAAAATCAAGGGCCCCAAATTCAAGATGTCAACAGTGTCTGGTCCAAAGATGTCTATGTCAGATGTTGACTTCAACCTGAAAGGTCCAAAACTGAAAGGTGATGTTGACGTGTCCATTCCCAAAGTGGAAGGAGATcttaaagcaccaaaagttgagaTTGAAGGCCCAGacattgaaggacctgagggtCATTTTAAGATGCCAAAGTTCCACATGCCATCATTTGGAATGAAGGGTCCAAAAGTGGAGGGTCCAGATGTTGATGTGAAAATCCCTAAAGCTGATATTGGAGTTAAGGCTCCAGATATTGACATTAATGCTCCAGAGTTAGACATTGAAG GTcctgagggaaaaatcaagggccCCAAGTTGAAGATCCCATCAATTTCTGGCCCAAATATTTCTATGCCAGATGTTGACTTCAACCTGAAAGGTCCAAAACTCAAAGGTGATGTTGACGTGTCCATTCCTAAAGTGGAAGGAGATcttaaagcaccaaaagttgagaTTGAAGGCCCAGacattgaaggacctgagggtCATTTTAAGATGCCAAAGTTCCACATGCCATCATTTGGAATGAAGGGTCCAAAAGTGGAGGGTCCAGATGTTGATGTGAAAATCCCTAAAGCTGATATTGGAATTAAGGCTCCAGATATTAACATCAATGCTCCAGAGTTAGACGTTGAAGGTcctgagggaaaaatcaagggccCCAAATTCAAGATTCCATCAATCTCTGGCCCAAATATTTCTATGCCAAATGTTGACTTCAACCTGAAAGGTCCAAAACTGAAAGGTGATGTTGACATGTCCATTCCCAAAGTGGAAGGAGATcttaaagcaccaaaagttgagaTTGAAGGCCCAGCcattgaaggacctgagggtCATTTTAAGATGCCAAAGTTCCACATGCCATCATTTGGAATGAAGGGTCCAAAAGTGGAGGGTCCAGATGTTGATGTGAAAATCCCTAAAGCTGATATTGGAATTAAGGCTCCAGATATTGACATCAATGCTCCAGAGTTAGACGTTGAAGGTcctgagggaaaaatcaagggccCCAAGTTCAAGATCCCATCAATCTCTGGCCCAAATATTTCTATGCCAAATGTTGACTTCAACCTGAAAGGTCCAAAACTGAAAGGTGATGTTGATGTGTCCATTCCAAAAGTGGAAGGAGATCTTAAAGGACCAAAAGTTGAGGTTGAAGGCCCAGACATTGAAGGACCTGATGGTCGTTTTAAGATGGCAAAGTTCCGCATGCCATCATTCGGAATGAAGGGTCCAAAAGTGGAGGGTCCAGATGTTGATGTGAAAATTCCTAAAGCCGATATTGAAGTTAATGCACCAGATATTGACATCAATGCTCCAGAGTTAGACATTGAAGGTcctgagggaaaaatcaagggccCCAAGTTCAAGATCCCATCAATCTCTGGCCCAAATATTTCTATGCCAGATGTTGACTTCAACCTGAAAGGTCCAAAACTGAAAGGTGATGTTGACATGTCCATTCCCAAAGTGGAAGGAGATCTTAAAGCACCAAAAGTAGAGATTGAAGGCAAAGACACTGAAGGACCTGAGGGTCGTTTTAAGATGCCAAAGTTCCGCATGCCATCATTCGGAATGAAGGGTCCAAAAGTGGAGG GTCCAGATGTTGATGTGAAAATCCCTAAAGCTGATATTGGAATTAAGGCTCCAGATATTAACATCAACGCTCCAGAGTTAGACGTTGAAGGTcctgagggaaaaatcaagggccCCAAATTCAAGATCCCATCAATCTCTGGCCCAAATATTTCTATGCCAAATGTTGACTTCAACCTGAAAGGTCCAAAACTGAAAGGTGATGTTGACATGTCCATTCCCAAAGTGGAAGGAGATcttaaagcaccaaaagttgagaTTGAAGGCCCAGacattgaaggacctgagggtCGTTTTAAGATGCCAAAATTCCACATGCCATCATTCGGAATGAAGGGTCCAAAAGTGGATGGTCCAGATGTTGATGTGAAAATCCCTGAAGCCGATATTGAAGTTAATGCACCAGATATTGACATCAATGCTCCAGAGTTAGACATTGAAGGTcctgagggaaaaatcaagggccCCAAGTTCAAGATCCCATCAATCTCTGGCCCAAAAATTTCTATGCCAAATGTTGACTTCAACCTGAAAGGTCCAAAACTGAAAGGTGATGTTGACATGTCCATTCCCAAAGTGGAAGGAGATcttaaagcaccaaaagttgagaTTGAAGGCCCAGacattgaaggacctgagggtCGTTTTAAGATGCCAAAATTCCACATGCCATCATTCGGAATGAAGGGTCCAAAAGTGGATGGTCCAGATGTTGATGTGAAAATCCCTAAAGCCGATATTGAAGTTAATGCACCAGATATTGACATCAATGCTCCAGAGTTAGACATTGAAGGTcctgagggaaaaatcaagggccCCAAGTTCAAGATCCCATCAATCTCTGGCCCAAATATTTCTATGCCAGATGTTGACTTCAACCTGAAAGGTCCAAAACTGAAAG GTGATGTTGATGTGTCCATGCCCAAAGTGGAAGGAGATCTTAAAGCACCAAAAGGTGAGATTGAAGGCCCAGacattgaaggacctgagggtCATTTTAAGAAGCCAAAGTTCCACATGCCATCATTCGGAATGAAGGGTCCAAAAGTGGAGGGTCCAGATGTTGATGTGAAAATCCCTAAAGCTGATATTGGAGTTAAGGTTCCAGATATGGATATCAACGCTCCAGAATTAGACTTTGAAGGAcctgagggaaaaatcaagggccCCAAATTTAACATGCCATCAATCTCTGGTCCAAAGCTTTCTATGCCAGACTTTGACTTCAACCTGAAAGGTCCAAAACTGAAAGGTGATATTGACGTGTCCATTCCTAAAGTGGAAGGAGATcttaaagcaccaaaagttgagaTTGAAGGCCCAGACATTGAAGGACCTGATGGTCATTTTAAGATGCCAAAATTCCACATGCCATCATTCGGAATGAAGGGTCCAAAAGTCGAGGGTCCAGATGTCGATGTGAAAATCCCTAAAGCCGATATTGAAGTTAAGGCTCCAGATATAGATATCAATGCTCCAGAGTTAGacattgaaggacctgagggaaaaatcaagggccCCAAATTAAAGATCCCATCAATCTCTGGCCCAAAGATTTCAATGCCAGATGTTGATTTTAACCTGAAAGGTCCAAAACTGAAAGGTGATGTTGACATGTCCATTCCCAGAGTGGAAGGAGATCtcaaagcaccaaaagttgagaTTGGAGGCCCAGACATTGAAGGACCTCAGGGTCGTTTTAAGATGCCAAAGTTCCGCATGCCATCATTCGGAATGAAGGGTACAAAAGTGGAAGGTCCAGATGTTGATGTGAAAATCCCTGAAGCCGATATTGAAGTTAATGCTCCAGATATGGACATCAGAGCTCCCGAGTTAAacattgaaggacctgagggaaaaatcaagggTCCCAAAGTCAAGTTGCCAACAATGTCTGGTCCAAAGATTTCTATGCCAGATGTTGACTTCAACCTGAAAGGTCCAAAACTGAAAGGTGATGTTGACGTGTCCATGCCCAAAGTGGAAGGAGATCTTAAAGCACCAAACGTTGAGATTGAAGGCCCAGACATTGAAGGACCTGATGGTCGTTTTAAGATGCCAAAATTCCACATGCCATCATTCGGAATGAAGGGTCCAAAAGTGGAGGGTCCAGATGTGGATGTGAAAATCCCTAAAGCCGATATTGAAGTTAATGCACCAGATGTGGATATCAAAGCTCCAGAGTTAGACATTAAAGGAcctgagggaaaaatcaagggccCTAAATTTAACATGCCATCAATCTCTGGTCCAAAGCTTTCTATGCCAGACTTTGACTTCAACCTGAAAGGTCCAAAACTAAAAGGTGATATTGACGTGTCCATTCCTAAAGTGGAAGGAGATcttaaagcaccaaaagttgagaTTGAAGGCCCAGACATTGAAGGACCTGATGGTCGTGTTAAGATGCCAAAATTCCACATGCCATCATTCGGAATGAAGGGTCCAAAAGTGGAGGGTCCAGATGTCAATGTGAAAATCCCTAAAGAAGATATTGAAGTTAAGGCTCCAGATATAGATATCAATGCTCCAGAGTTAGacattgaaggacctgagggaaAAATAAAGGGCCCCAAATACAACATGCCATCATTCTCCGGTCCAAAGCTTTCTATGCCAGACTTTGACTTCAACCTGAAAGGTCCAAAACTGAAAGGTGATGTTGATGTGTCCATTCCTAAACTGGAAGGAGATATTGATGTACCAAAAGTTGAAATTGAAGGACCTGAGGGTGGTTTTAAgatgccaaaaatgaaaatgccatcATTTAAAATGAAGGGTCCACAAGTGGAGGGTCCAGATGTTGATGTGAAAATCCCTAAAGCTGATATTGAAGTTAAGGCTCCAGATATGGATATCAATGCTCCAGAGTTAGACATAGATTTGCCTGAAGGAAAAATCAAGGGCCCAAAAGTCAAGATGCCATCAGTATCTGGTCCTGAAGGTCCTAATGTTGAGATTAATTTTCCAgaaacaaatgtgaaaaagccAAAATTCAAAATGCCCAAGTTTGGATTTAAAGGGTCAAAAATTGAAGCACCTGATGTTGATTTCAAACATCCGAAAGGATCTAAAGTGAAAGGTCAAGCAGGTGTCAGTTTGGAGGGTGATGTCTTCATGCCAAAATTGGAAGTTGATTCTTCAAGTGTAGAAATTAAAAGTCCAGAGGGAGGATTCAAGATGCCAAAATTTAAAATGccaaaatttggttttaaatcacCCCAAGAAGATATTGATGTCAGTGTACCTTGTGGTGATGTTGATTTAAATTCACCTGATATTGACATCAAAACATGTGATCTTAAAGTTGAAGGACCTGAGGGACGAATCAAGGGCACCAAATTCAAAATGCCTTCTATATCTGGTACAAACATTTCTTTGCCAGATGTAGACTTAAACTTTAAAAGTCCAAAAGTCAAGAGTGATATTGATGTTTCTGGACCCAGGATTTCAGGGGACATAAAGGCTCCAAAGATGGATATTGAATGTCCTGATGTTGATTTAGAGGGCCCAGAAGGTGGTTTCAAAATGcctaaaatgaaaatgccatTATTTGGGTTCAAAGGTCCTAAATTGGAGGGCTCTGATATTGACATTAATCTCTCCAAAGCAGATGTTGACATTAAAGGACCTGAAATTGACATAAAAACACCTGATCTTGacattgaaggacctgagggGAAAATCAAAGGTCCCAAGTTCAACATGCCTTCCATATCAGGTCCAAAGATCTCTATGCAAGATGTCAACTTAAATCTTAAAAGCCCCAAAGTCAAGGGTGATTTGGATTTTTCTGTACCAAAGATTTCAGGGGACATAAAAGCTCCAAAAGTGGACATTGAAGGTCCTGATATTAATTTAGAGGGCCCAGAAGGTGACTTCAAAATGCCATCATTTGGGCTCAAAGGTCCTAAAGTGGAGGGCCCAGATGTTGACATCAGTCTTCCCAAAGCAGATGTTGACATTAAAGGACCTGAAATTGATGTTAAAGTTCCTGATCTTGACATTGAAGCCCCCGATGGTGGTTTAAAACATGTTAGGCCCCTCAAATTCACAGGTCCCAACCTTGGAATAAAGTCTTCAGGTGGCAATCTTTCAATGCCTGAAAAAGATTTAGGTGCGAGGATTGATGTCAAAAGCCCCGATATCAATATCAGTGGAACAGATGCAAATATCAAGGTgccaaaaatgaataaatctaaattttCAATTAGAGTTAAGAGCCCAAAACTGGATGCAGATATTCCTGATTCTGGTGGTAGTGCAGAAGGGCCTGATATAGATGTGAAAGAAAATAAGGGTAAATTCAAACTGTCTAAAGTGAAGGGAAAGTCTAAAACGTTTGATGGTGATCTCAAGTTGGAGACAAATGAACCTGACCTACAGATGAAGTCAATCAAAGTAAAGAAACCTCTTTTTGGAAAGTTACATTTTCCTAATGTGGAATTTGATATCAAATCTCCAAAAGTTAAAGGTAGTTCATCTGCATCTGGAACTATAAAATCTAATGTTGATTTGCCTTCTGCAAGCCTTAAAACTGatattcagacaccagatttCAGTGGTCCCAATTTCCAAACAAAAGGGGGAAAAATCAAAATGCTAAACCTCGGCATTTCTGGCTCTGAGATAAAAACTCCTGAACTGGATGTTAGAAATGTATCATTAGATCTTCCAGAAAAAGCTTTTAATTCCCAAGATGTCAGTGTAGCAGGATCAGGCATTAATGGAAAAAGCAGGGCTAACATTGACTTAGAAGGAAAAATACAGGATGTTAGGTTGACAGTGCCTGCTGTAAATGTTCATGGTGGTGCTTTAGATGCTGATTTAAATCTCACTGAACAAAAAGGAGTAAAAGGGAGCATAGAAATACCAGGCTTTAATGTACGAGGACAAAAAGAAGAGACTGCAAGTGGGCTAGACGTGAAGCCAGATGCATCATTATCTGGTGTGATGGAGTACCAAGATGTTAATGTAACCTTTCCTAAAATCAAAGTACCAAAGTTTGGTGTTGCATTGCCTAAAGTAGATTCAGGTGAATTGGCTGCTGGTTCTAAAGTTAGCTCCCAAAGTCTGGAAATGGAGAACACTGAAATGAAAAGCAGTGGTGGAAAAGTGAAAGTCAAAATGCCAAAATTATTTACCAAATCTAAATCTAAAGGTGGTAGTGCAGCTGATCTTACTGTTGAGGGAGAAGAAATTGATGTTACCAGTAAAGGTGGTGCAAAGGTGTCTAAGGAGTTTAGCCTTAGTTCTGGGGAATTGACAAGTGGCAAGTTAGCAGTAGAGGGAAGTTCTGGGTTTAAAGTTACACCAAAGAGTAAATCTGCCTCCCTTGACCTCTTAAAAAGAAAACCGCTTCACTCATCTTCTGTAAGTGATGAGGGAGGTTTAGCTTCCCCTGTTTCTGCTGAAGGCCACTTACAGACAGAGGGTGGCAATGTTTCAGTTGATGTTGGAGAAAAGGTTAAAGGCAAAAAAGGAAAGTTCAAGTTTGCCACAGTTGGAGGTTTTAGCTCAAAAAGTAAAGGTTCATATGAAGTGACCGATGAAAGCGAAGTTAGAATGGAGGGTGCTGGTGGAGTTGCTCAGTCTTCAAAGAAGTCCAGAATGTCATCATCATCTAGCAATGACAGTGGTTCAAAAAGCAGTTTTCGGTTACCACGACTCGAAATTGCGGTTTcccaaaaaaaatag